Proteins co-encoded in one Sulfuricystis thermophila genomic window:
- a CDS encoding HlyC/CorC family transporter, whose translation MDPSRSRPSLLERLSLLLLGEPEDREQLLQLLRKAHDRNLMDADALSIIEGALAVSEMQVRDIMVPRAQMDVVSIHDPLEKIVDFALDTAHSRFPAIGESKDDVIGILLAKDLLRPFAGREFDLRDSLRPAVFIPESKRLNVLLREFRASRNHMAIVVDEYGGVAGLVTIEDVLEQIVGDIEDEYDFDESVGNIVLDNAGRYRVKAITEIADFNAAFGTHFSDEEFDTVGGLVIKALGRLPKRNEVVVIDGLRFQVLRADSRRVHTLLVDPQKRLPIDSAS comes from the coding sequence ATGGACCCTTCCCGAAGTCGCCCGTCATTGCTGGAACGTCTCTCGCTGCTACTGCTCGGCGAGCCCGAAGACCGCGAACAACTGCTGCAGCTGTTGCGCAAGGCGCACGACCGCAACCTGATGGATGCCGATGCGCTCTCCATCATCGAAGGCGCCCTGGCGGTCTCCGAAATGCAGGTGCGCGACATCATGGTGCCGCGCGCGCAGATGGATGTCGTCTCGATCCACGATCCGCTCGAGAAGATCGTCGATTTCGCGCTCGATACCGCCCACTCGCGCTTTCCGGCGATCGGCGAGAGCAAGGACGACGTGATCGGCATCCTGCTCGCCAAAGACCTGCTGCGGCCGTTCGCCGGCCGCGAGTTCGACCTGCGCGACAGCCTGCGGCCGGCGGTGTTCATTCCCGAATCGAAGCGCTTGAATGTCCTGCTACGCGAATTCCGCGCCTCGCGCAATCACATGGCGATCGTCGTCGATGAATACGGCGGTGTCGCCGGGCTCGTCACCATCGAGGACGTGCTCGAGCAGATCGTCGGCGACATCGAGGACGAATACGACTTCGACGAATCGGTGGGCAACATCGTGCTCGACAACGCGGGCCGTTACCGCGTCAAGGCGATCACCGAGATCGCCGACTTCAACGCCGCCTTCGGCACACATTTCTCGGACGAGGAGTTCGATACGGTCGGCGGGCTGGTGATCAAGGCGCTCGGCCGCCTGCCGAAGCGCAATGAGGTCGTTGTCATCGATGGCCTGCGCTTCCAGGTGCTGCGTGCCGACAGCCGGCGCGTGCACACGCTGCTGGTCGATCCGCAAAAGCGGCTGCCCATCGATTCCGCTTCATGA
- the lnt gene encoding apolipoprotein N-acyltransferase has protein sequence MRQALFAAGLGAATVLGFAPFELFALPVFTLALLFRLWQRAPSARAAAGLGFAWGLGFFLTGVSWVYVSLHDVGGMAAPLAVVATLLFCAYLALFPALAAYLACRLASADFVRQSLLLAGLWTLTEWLRGWLFTGFPWLAIGYSATPPNPLAGFAPVLGIHGMNFLVALVAALFAHGTASRSRTAGVLATVGLIVGSGLLLRGMDWTQPTGAPLKVALLQGNIPQSLKWRPENLQRSIDSYLDLARQHPAALTVLPETSIPLFFDALPREIRQGLAQHGDVLLGIAIRHREGGYVNGAVALGQAGAQSYAKRHLVPFGEYIPPGFAWFFDLVSIPMADFSAGPPRQEPLDLAGQKIAPNICYEDLFGNEIRAALPAATLLVNLSNTAWFGNSLAQPQHLQISRLRALETGRMMLRATNTGMTAAIAPDGRVLAALPPFTRGALIVEAQGFAGITPYLRWGDGLALLLAIGAILPGCFAAYRKRRSR, from the coding sequence ATGAGGCAGGCATTGTTCGCCGCGGGCCTGGGCGCGGCGACGGTCCTCGGCTTCGCACCCTTCGAGCTCTTCGCGCTGCCGGTCTTCACCCTCGCGCTGTTGTTCCGCCTCTGGCAGCGCGCGCCCTCCGCTCGCGCTGCCGCCGGTTTGGGATTTGCCTGGGGCCTGGGCTTCTTCCTCACCGGTGTCTCGTGGGTTTATGTCAGCCTGCATGACGTCGGCGGCATGGCCGCGCCGCTCGCCGTCGTCGCAACACTGCTGTTTTGCGCCTATCTCGCGCTGTTTCCCGCGCTCGCCGCCTATCTCGCCTGCCGTCTCGCCAGCGCCGACTTTGTCCGGCAGTCACTGCTGTTGGCCGGGCTGTGGACGCTGACCGAGTGGCTGCGCGGCTGGCTGTTCACCGGCTTTCCGTGGCTGGCGATCGGCTATTCGGCCACCCCGCCGAATCCGCTCGCCGGCTTCGCGCCGGTGCTGGGCATCCACGGCATGAATTTCCTCGTCGCGCTCGTCGCCGCGCTATTCGCCCATGGCACGGCGAGCAGGTCGCGCACGGCGGGTGTGCTCGCCACGGTCGGGTTGATCGTGGGCAGCGGCCTGCTCTTGCGCGGCATGGACTGGACGCAGCCCACCGGCGCGCCGCTGAAAGTCGCGCTTCTCCAAGGCAACATTCCGCAGAGTCTCAAGTGGCGGCCGGAAAATCTGCAGCGGTCGATCGACAGCTATCTCGATTTGGCGCGACAGCATCCCGCGGCCCTCACCGTGTTGCCGGAAACTTCGATTCCGCTGTTCTTCGACGCACTGCCGCGTGAAATTCGGCAAGGACTCGCTCAGCACGGCGACGTGCTCTTGGGGATCGCGATCCGCCACCGCGAGGGCGGCTATGTGAATGGCGCGGTGGCGCTCGGCCAAGCGGGGGCGCAAAGCTATGCCAAGCGGCATCTGGTGCCGTTCGGCGAATACATCCCGCCGGGATTTGCCTGGTTCTTCGATCTGGTGAGCATCCCGATGGCGGATTTCTCGGCCGGCCCGCCGCGCCAGGAACCGCTTGACCTTGCCGGGCAGAAGATCGCGCCGAACATCTGTTACGAAGACCTGTTCGGCAACGAGATACGCGCCGCGCTGCCCGCGGCGACATTACTGGTGAATCTCTCGAACACCGCCTGGTTCGGCAACTCGCTTGCCCAGCCGCAGCATTTGCAGATTTCCCGCCTGCGCGCCCTCGAGACCGGACGCATGATGCTGCGCGCGACGAACACCGGGATGACGGCGGCGATCGCGCCCGATGGCCGCGTGCTCGCCGCCCTGCCGCCCTTCACGCGCGGGGCGCTGATCGTCGAGGCACAAGGTTTTGCGGGCATCACGCCTTATCTGCGCTGGGGCGATGGCCTGGCTTTGCTGCTCGCGATTGGCGCCATTTTGCCAGGGTGCTTCGCGGCTTACCGGAAGCGGCGCAGCCGCTAA
- the glyQ gene encoding glycine--tRNA ligase subunit alpha — translation MKPTFQEIILRLQSFWDRQGCALLQPYDMEVGAGTSHTATFLRALGPEPWKAAYVQPSRRPKDGRYGENPNRLQHYYQYQVVLKPAPEDILDLYLGSLEALGFDLKQNDVRFVEDDWENPTLGAWGLGWEVWMNGMEITQFTYFQQVGGIDCKPITGEITYGLERLAMYLQGVENVFDLVYAPGISYGDVFHQNEVEQSAYNFEHSDVEFLLTAFGAHEKQAQYLMEQQLALPAYEQVLKAAHTFNLLDARGAISVTERAAYIGRIRTLARSVAQSYLESRARLGFPMAPQEHAAEVLAKLNEKKAA, via the coding sequence ATGAAACCCACCTTCCAAGAAATCATCCTGCGCCTGCAAAGCTTCTGGGATCGGCAGGGCTGCGCGCTCTTGCAACCCTACGACATGGAAGTCGGCGCCGGCACTTCGCATACCGCCACCTTCTTGCGCGCGCTCGGCCCCGAGCCGTGGAAGGCCGCCTATGTGCAGCCTTCGCGGCGACCGAAGGACGGCCGCTATGGCGAGAACCCGAACCGTCTGCAGCACTACTACCAATATCAGGTGGTGCTAAAGCCCGCGCCCGAGGACATCCTCGATCTCTATCTCGGCTCACTCGAAGCCTTGGGCTTCGATCTCAAGCAAAACGACGTGCGCTTCGTCGAAGACGACTGGGAAAATCCGACGCTCGGTGCCTGGGGCTTGGGCTGGGAAGTGTGGATGAACGGCATGGAGATCACGCAATTCACCTACTTCCAGCAGGTCGGCGGTATCGATTGCAAGCCGATCACCGGCGAGATCACCTATGGTCTGGAGCGCCTGGCGATGTATCTGCAGGGGGTCGAGAACGTCTTCGACCTCGTCTATGCACCGGGCATCAGCTACGGCGATGTGTTCCACCAGAACGAGGTCGAGCAGTCGGCCTACAACTTCGAGCACAGCGATGTCGAATTCCTGCTCACCGCCTTCGGCGCACACGAAAAACAGGCGCAATACCTGATGGAGCAGCAGCTCGCGCTGCCGGCTTATGAGCAGGTCTTGAAGGCCGCCCACACCTTCAACCTGCTCGATGCGCGCGGTGCGATTTCGGTGACCGAGCGCGCCGCCTACATCGGCCGCATCCGCACGCTCGCCAGAAGCGTGGCGCAAAGCTATCTCGAATCGCGCGCCCGGCTCGGCTTCCCGATGGCGCCGCAGGAACATGCCGCCGAAGTGCTGGCGAAACTGAACGAGAAGAAGGCAGCCTGA
- the glyS gene encoding glycine--tRNA ligase subunit beta, translated as MTTKNLLVELFVEELPPKALKKLGEAFAATLAEKLKAAGLVDETAVTAYASPRRLAVHLANVLAKAADRPMQQKLMPVAVGLDAHGNPTPALLKKLAALGKDASVVPSLKRQMDGKAEALFLDSVVPGMTLQEGLQAALEATLASLPIPKVMSYQLQDGWTTVHFVRPAHRLVALHGAEVVPVSILGLTAGRETQGHRFEASAHPLVIREADSYAEQMEAEGAVIPGFAARRAEIERQLKEAALREGLQPIADEALLDEVTALVERPNVLLCQFEKEFLDVPQECLILTMKANQKYFPLLDATGKLTNKFLVVSNIRPTDPSAVIGGNERVVRPRLADAKFFFDQDRRKSLLDRIPGLAKVVYHNKLGSQGERVERVARLARMIGERLGSAELAHAADRAALLAKADLLTDMVGEFPELQGIMGRYYALHDNEPVEIADAIEDHYKPRFAGDDLPRGDVGLCVALADKLETLAGLFGIGQSPSGDKDPFALRRHALGVLRMLIEKELALPLDDLIEAAFAVFPAGMLRDARHELESFVFERLAGMLREQGYTAQEVDAVLSLRPVRIDQVPKRLAAVRAFARLPEAESLAAANKRVGNILKKAEGVVAPTVDPTLFSEEAERALHAQLTAIKPEADALFELGDYTASLARLAALKVSVDAFFDDVMVNVEDAALRANRLGLLAILHQAMNRIADLSRLSA; from the coding sequence ATGACGACGAAAAATTTGCTCGTGGAACTGTTCGTCGAGGAGCTGCCGCCGAAGGCGCTCAAGAAACTGGGTGAGGCCTTCGCCGCGACACTCGCTGAAAAGCTCAAGGCCGCCGGCCTCGTCGATGAGACGGCCGTCACCGCCTACGCCTCGCCCCGGCGTCTCGCCGTGCATCTGGCCAACGTGCTGGCCAAGGCAGCCGATAGGCCCATGCAGCAGAAGCTGATGCCGGTCGCCGTCGGACTCGATGCCCACGGCAATCCTACGCCGGCGCTGCTCAAGAAACTCGCCGCGCTCGGGAAAGATGCCTCGGTCGTGCCGAGCCTCAAACGGCAGATGGACGGCAAGGCCGAGGCGCTGTTCCTCGACAGCGTCGTGCCCGGCATGACCCTGCAAGAGGGCTTGCAGGCCGCGCTGGAAGCCACGCTCGCCAGCTTGCCGATCCCGAAGGTGATGAGCTATCAACTGCAGGACGGTTGGACCACCGTGCATTTCGTGCGCCCTGCGCACCGCCTCGTCGCGCTTCATGGCGCCGAGGTGGTGCCGGTCTCGATCCTGGGGCTGACGGCCGGCCGCGAGACCCAGGGCCACCGCTTCGAAGCCAGCGCCCATCCGCTGGTGATCCGCGAGGCCGACAGCTACGCAGAGCAGATGGAAGCAGAGGGCGCGGTGATTCCGGGCTTTGCCGCGCGCCGCGCCGAGATCGAACGGCAGCTCAAAGAGGCTGCGCTCAGGGAAGGCCTGCAGCCGATCGCGGACGAGGCACTGCTCGACGAGGTCACCGCCTTGGTCGAACGGCCGAACGTGCTTCTCTGCCAGTTCGAAAAAGAGTTTCTCGACGTGCCGCAGGAATGCCTGATCCTGACGATGAAGGCGAACCAGAAGTATTTTCCGCTGCTCGATGCCACCGGCAAACTCACCAACAAGTTCCTCGTCGTCAGCAACATCCGGCCCACTGACCCCTCGGCGGTGATCGGCGGCAACGAGCGCGTGGTGCGTCCGCGGCTGGCGGACGCGAAGTTCTTCTTCGACCAGGACCGCAGGAAATCGCTGCTGGACCGCATTCCGGGCCTGGCGAAAGTGGTCTATCACAACAAGCTCGGCAGCCAGGGCGAGCGCGTCGAGCGTGTCGCACGGCTGGCGCGCATGATCGGCGAGCGGCTCGGCAGCGCAGAGCTCGCCCATGCCGCGGACCGCGCCGCGCTGCTGGCCAAGGCCGACCTGCTGACCGACATGGTCGGCGAGTTCCCCGAGCTGCAGGGCATCATGGGCCGCTATTACGCACTGCATGACAATGAACCCGTCGAGATCGCCGACGCGATCGAGGATCACTACAAGCCGCGCTTCGCTGGGGATGATCTGCCGCGCGGCGACGTCGGCCTCTGTGTTGCGCTCGCCGACAAGCTGGAGACGCTGGCCGGACTGTTCGGTATCGGCCAGTCGCCTTCCGGCGACAAGGATCCCTTCGCGCTCCGCCGTCACGCGCTGGGCGTGCTGCGCATGCTGATCGAGAAAGAGCTCGCGCTGCCGCTCGATGACCTGATCGAAGCGGCCTTCGCCGTGTTTCCTGCCGGAATGCTGCGCGATGCGCGGCACGAGCTCGAGAGCTTCGTGTTCGAGCGCCTGGCAGGGATGCTGCGCGAGCAGGGCTACACGGCCCAGGAAGTGGATGCAGTGTTGTCGTTGCGCCCGGTGCGCATCGATCAGGTGCCGAAGCGGCTCGCCGCGGTGCGCGCCTTCGCCCGGCTGCCGGAAGCGGAAAGCCTCGCCGCCGCCAACAAGCGGGTCGGCAACATCCTCAAGAAGGCGGAAGGCGTGGTGGCACCGACGGTCGATCCGACGCTCTTCAGCGAGGAGGCCGAGCGTGCTCTCCATGCGCAGCTGACTGCGATCAAGCCGGAAGCCGACGCGCTCTTCGAGCTGGGCGACTACACCGCATCGCTGGCAAGGCTCGCCGCGCTCAAAGTCTCGGTGGACGCGTTCTTCGACGACGTGATGGTGAATGTCGAGGATGCGGCGCTGCGCGCCAACCGGCTGGGCTTGCTGGCGATCCTGCATCAGGCGATGAACCGCATCGCCGATCTCTCGCGCCTCTCCGCTTGA
- the gmhB gene encoding D-glycero-beta-D-manno-heptose 1,7-bisphosphate 7-phosphatase, with protein sequence MPATKLIILDRDGVINQDSELYIKSPEEWIPIPGSLEAIARLNQWGFRVVVSTNQSGIGRGLFDMDTLNAIHDKMIKAVAHAGGAIDAIFFCPHTNADNCACRKPKPGMLKEIAARYNVSLAGVPVVGDSLRDLESAVAVGAQPILVLTGKGRKTEKDAALPSHTLVFPDLATAVQKLTA encoded by the coding sequence ATGCCCGCGACGAAGCTGATCATCCTCGACCGTGACGGTGTCATCAACCAGGACTCCGAGCTCTACATCAAGTCGCCCGAGGAGTGGATCCCCATCCCCGGCAGTCTCGAAGCGATCGCGCGGCTCAACCAGTGGGGGTTTCGCGTCGTCGTAAGCACCAATCAGTCCGGCATCGGCCGCGGTCTCTTCGACATGGATACGCTGAACGCGATCCATGACAAGATGATCAAGGCAGTCGCCCACGCCGGCGGCGCGATCGATGCGATCTTCTTCTGCCCCCACACCAACGCCGACAATTGCGCATGCCGCAAGCCCAAGCCCGGCATGCTGAAGGAGATCGCCGCGCGCTACAACGTCAGTCTCGCCGGCGTGCCGGTGGTCGGCGATTCCTTGCGTGATCTCGAATCGGCGGTGGCGGTGGGCGCGCAGCCGATCCTGGTGCTGACCGGCAAGGGCAGGAAAACCGAGAAAGATGCTGCACTGCCAAGCCACACGTTGGTCTTCCCCGACCTGGCGACCGCCGTGCAGAAACTCACGGCGTAG
- a CDS encoding lysophospholipid acyltransferase family protein, giving the protein MNLLRSSLFMLVMVPSLVLVVALLLLLFWLPLRSRRLLVMPWVRFVMWLTEHLLGIRMRIIGAENVPAGPCVILAKHQSAWETFALQLIFPLTSFVYKRELNWLPFFGWGMKLMPFVAIDRTSGKAALKQVIERGKQRLAEGYSVVVFPEGTRVAPGQRRDFKIGGAMLAVAAKVPAVPVAHNSGECWPRKAFIKRPGIVTVSIGTPIDTAGRNAGEVNALAEAWIEAEMRRISPHLYRDAEARPATETAA; this is encoded by the coding sequence ATGAATCTGCTGCGCTCTTCGCTCTTCATGCTGGTGATGGTGCCGTCGCTGGTGCTGGTCGTCGCCTTGCTGTTGTTGCTGTTCTGGTTGCCACTGCGCAGCCGGCGGCTGCTCGTGATGCCCTGGGTGCGTTTCGTGATGTGGCTGACCGAACATCTGCTCGGCATCCGCATGCGCATCATCGGTGCTGAGAATGTGCCAGCCGGGCCCTGTGTGATTTTGGCCAAGCACCAGTCGGCCTGGGAGACCTTCGCGCTGCAGTTGATCTTTCCGCTCACCTCATTCGTCTACAAGCGCGAGCTCAACTGGCTGCCGTTCTTCGGCTGGGGCATGAAGCTGATGCCCTTCGTAGCCATCGACCGCACCTCCGGCAAGGCGGCGTTGAAGCAGGTCATCGAGCGGGGCAAGCAACGGCTGGCCGAAGGGTATTCGGTGGTGGTCTTTCCGGAAGGCACGCGCGTCGCGCCAGGGCAGAGGCGCGATTTCAAGATCGGCGGCGCGATGCTCGCCGTCGCCGCGAAGGTTCCGGCCGTGCCGGTGGCGCACAATTCCGGCGAATGCTGGCCGCGCAAGGCGTTCATCAAGCGTCCCGGCATCGTCACGGTGAGCATCGGCACGCCGATCGACACTGCCGGCCGCAACGCCGGCGAGGTGAATGCGCTCGCCGAAGCCTGGATCGAGGCCGAAATGCGTCGCATCAGTCCACATCTCTATCGCGATGCCGAAGCGAGACCCGCAACTGAGACTGCGGCTTGA
- a CDS encoding M48 family metallopeptidase: MPDQLELFRQLPPQDTRPGKQHYLLIAGHIVAYTLRRDRRRLAMRIDERGLSVGAPRSVTLAEIEAFIRGHGAWVLEKLAAFAAQGARRHLPIFDGARLPLLGGEVCVRVTHGANRGVWSEGELWLAARPDADLSALTRRALQRRALEHFRPRLVEMAARIGQMAPPLALSSARTRWGSCSLRSGIRLNWRLIHLAPATIDYVIAHEVAHLVEMNHSPRFWQVVERLYPDWRAARARLRQEGAALPLI; encoded by the coding sequence ATGCCCGATCAGCTCGAACTGTTTCGCCAGCTGCCACCGCAGGATACCCGGCCGGGAAAGCAGCATTACCTTCTCATCGCTGGCCACATCGTCGCTTATACGCTGCGGCGCGACCGGCGCCGACTCGCCATGCGCATCGACGAGCGCGGGCTCAGTGTCGGCGCGCCGCGCAGCGTGACGCTCGCGGAAATCGAGGCGTTCATTCGTGGGCATGGCGCCTGGGTGCTGGAAAAACTCGCCGCCTTCGCGGCCCAGGGCGCCCGCCGGCATCTGCCGATCTTTGACGGCGCGCGCCTGCCGCTGCTCGGCGGCGAAGTGTGCGTGCGCGTGACCCACGGCGCCAATCGCGGCGTCTGGAGCGAGGGCGAGCTCTGGCTTGCCGCGCGGCCCGATGCCGATCTGTCGGCACTGACGCGACGGGCGTTGCAACGGCGTGCGCTCGAACACTTCCGGCCCCGGCTGGTCGAGATGGCCGCACGCATCGGCCAGATGGCGCCACCCTTGGCCTTGAGCTCGGCGCGCACGCGCTGGGGCAGCTGCAGCCTGCGAAGCGGCATCCGGCTCAACTGGCGCCTGATCCATCTCGCCCCGGCGACGATCGACTACGTCATCGCCCATGAAGTCGCGCATCTCGTCGAGATGAACCACAGCCCGCGCTTCTGGCAGGTCGTGGAACGGCTTTACCCCGACTGGCGTGCCGCGCGCGCACGGCTCAGGCAAGAGGGTGCCGCGTTACCGCTGATCTGA
- a CDS encoding hemerythrin domain-containing protein, translated as MTNPARPGEPPLGDDATDELKRLRARLEAEIATRHGVEKRLADLQTAYARFVPPQLIELLGKDSILDVDWGNQAEKKMTILFSDIRGFASLSERMSPQQCFDFINAYLSFMEPVVLAHGGFIDKYIGDAVMALFPSRGDDALRAALGMLAELERFNTHRASGLAGLPEPHPEQPIRIGIGLNSGLLMLGVIGGDKRMEVTVISDAVNLAARVETLTKTWQTPILITQHTLNSIRDPGSFSIRFIDRVRVRGKHLAQSIYEVFDADPAPLKAAKLASLDIFEDALAHYHFRRSEEARRLFAECLERTPGDAPASVYWQRCRHPGQVDSAGLSESDGFATWQPEYSLDFPAFDEMHRLIFDHIVALAEALQAETAAQAERLIARLVEITAEHFDTEERLMEAHGYPPSPRAEHHQQHLKFGAFLADLRNEIATGVVSPLRLAFRCQFLLLDWFISHISITDRHLERFLAARLSAASDQR; from the coding sequence ATGACGAACCCAGCCAGGCCAGGCGAACCCCCTCTCGGCGACGACGCCACGGACGAGCTCAAACGCCTGCGGGCGCGTCTCGAGGCCGAGATCGCGACACGTCACGGGGTGGAAAAACGCCTTGCCGATCTGCAAACGGCCTACGCCCGCTTCGTGCCGCCGCAACTGATCGAACTCCTCGGCAAGGACAGCATCCTCGATGTCGACTGGGGTAATCAGGCCGAAAAGAAGATGACGATCCTGTTCTCCGACATCCGCGGCTTCGCCTCGCTGTCGGAACGGATGTCGCCGCAACAGTGTTTCGATTTCATCAACGCCTATCTCTCCTTCATGGAGCCCGTCGTGCTCGCGCATGGCGGCTTCATCGACAAATACATCGGCGATGCGGTGATGGCGCTGTTTCCCTCGCGGGGCGACGACGCGCTGCGTGCGGCGCTGGGCATGCTCGCCGAACTGGAGCGCTTCAATACCCACCGCGCGAGTGGGCTTGCCGGCTTGCCCGAGCCGCACCCAGAGCAGCCGATCCGCATCGGCATCGGGCTCAATTCCGGCCTCCTGATGCTCGGCGTGATCGGGGGCGACAAGCGCATGGAAGTCACCGTGATCAGCGACGCGGTCAATCTCGCGGCACGCGTCGAGACGCTGACCAAGACCTGGCAGACGCCGATCCTCATCACGCAGCACACCTTGAACAGCATCCGCGATCCCGGCAGCTTCTCGATCCGCTTCATCGATCGGGTACGGGTGCGCGGCAAGCATCTGGCGCAATCGATCTACGAGGTTTTCGATGCCGATCCGGCGCCGCTCAAGGCCGCGAAGCTGGCCAGTCTGGACATCTTCGAGGACGCGCTCGCCCACTACCATTTCCGCCGCAGCGAGGAAGCACGGCGGCTGTTTGCCGAATGCCTCGAACGCACGCCGGGCGACGCCCCGGCATCCGTCTATTGGCAGCGTTGCCGGCATCCCGGCCAGGTCGATTCCGCCGGCCTTTCCGAAAGCGACGGCTTCGCCACCTGGCAGCCGGAATATTCTCTCGACTTCCCCGCCTTCGACGAAATGCACCGGCTGATCTTCGACCACATCGTCGCCCTCGCCGAAGCACTGCAAGCAGAGACGGCCGCTCAGGCCGAACGGCTGATCGCTCGCCTCGTCGAAATCACCGCCGAGCACTTCGACACCGAAGAACGGCTGATGGAAGCACACGGCTACCCACCCTCCCCGCGCGCCGAACACCATCAGCAGCATCTCAAGTTCGGCGCCTTCCTCGCGGATTTGCGCAACGAGATCGCCACCGGCGTCGTCTCGCCGCTGCGCCTGGCCTTCCGCTGTCAGTTCCTCTTGCTCGACTGGTTCATCAGCCACATCAGCATCACCGACCGCCACCTCGAACGTTTTCTCGCGGCGCGCCTGTCCGCGGCCTCAGATCAGCGGTAA
- a CDS encoding B12-binding domain-containing radical SAM protein — protein MPIPARSVLYVRFPVWKIWPGGIVYLADFIHKQRPDVRQEILDLAVIPPRQRKAALIARVRELQPDVIAFSWRNMQTFGPHPENDALDVVMNYDHSPNPFKRLKAAWQAIGIIYDYASQRLRNLGYLKLVRKLSPQTRLVVGGTAVSIFGRYVAERCPTDTVVVVGEGEAAMLSIVDGAETPAGHHYYKNHAGTVHHRPAEENFDLGQLTAVDFAYIESIFPSFREYLGPDATIGVHTKRGCPFQCHFCLYNKIEGARQRYRDPVEVAKEVEILNKQYGVKRIWFTDAQFCSTRRSMAHAEAILDEMLARRVKVRWTGYLRLNYMTPAIARKMLDSGLESLDLSFTGSQEMIESLTLGYELEQQMGAFRYFKEAMSGEYADLRVKLYLPLNAPGETPATLRATMARIEELYALFGRDKVLPFIFFVGVQPNTPVEKRLIASGYLPKNYDPLTLNPFIIKKLLYNPPPLGRLIGRAYLRALEYSSKMDDTAGEYVGRATMEILDRELPAVSVPSRQRRLFWILPASEGS, from the coding sequence ATGCCAATCCCAGCCCGTTCCGTCCTCTATGTGCGCTTCCCCGTCTGGAAGATCTGGCCGGGCGGCATCGTCTATCTGGCCGATTTCATCCACAAGCAGCGTCCGGACGTCCGGCAGGAGATCCTCGATCTCGCCGTGATTCCACCGCGCCAACGCAAGGCTGCCCTGATCGCCCGTGTGCGCGAACTGCAACCCGACGTGATCGCCTTCTCGTGGCGCAACATGCAGACCTTCGGGCCGCATCCGGAAAACGATGCGCTCGACGTGGTGATGAATTACGACCATTCGCCGAATCCGTTCAAGCGCCTCAAAGCGGCCTGGCAGGCGATCGGCATCATCTATGACTATGCCAGCCAGCGACTGCGCAATCTCGGCTACCTGAAGCTGGTGCGCAAGCTCTCGCCCCAAACGCGGCTGGTCGTCGGCGGCACCGCGGTGTCGATCTTCGGCCGCTACGTCGCCGAGCGCTGTCCGACTGACACGGTCGTCGTCGTCGGCGAAGGCGAGGCGGCGATGCTGTCGATCGTCGATGGTGCGGAAACACCAGCCGGCCACCATTACTACAAGAATCATGCCGGCACGGTGCATCACCGGCCGGCCGAGGAAAACTTCGATCTCGGCCAGCTCACGGCGGTCGATTTCGCTTACATCGAATCGATCTTTCCGTCCTTCCGAGAATACCTCGGGCCGGATGCCACGATCGGCGTGCATACCAAGCGCGGCTGCCCGTTCCAGTGCCATTTCTGCCTCTACAACAAGATCGAGGGTGCCCGGCAGCGCTATCGCGATCCGGTCGAGGTCGCCAAAGAGGTCGAGATTCTCAACAAGCAGTATGGCGTCAAGCGCATCTGGTTCACCGACGCACAGTTCTGTTCGACCCGGCGCAGCATGGCGCATGCCGAGGCGATCCTCGACGAAATGCTCGCGCGTCGAGTCAAGGTGCGGTGGACCGGCTATCTGCGCCTCAACTACATGACGCCGGCGATCGCGCGCAAGATGCTCGATTCCGGTCTGGAAAGCCTCGATCTGTCCTTCACCGGCTCGCAGGAGATGATCGAGAGCCTGACGCTCGGTTACGAACTCGAACAGCAGATGGGCGCTTTTCGCTACTTCAAGGAAGCGATGAGCGGCGAGTATGCCGACCTGAGGGTGAAGCTGTATCTGCCGCTCAATGCGCCGGGCGAAACCCCGGCGACGCTGCGGGCGACGATGGCGCGCATCGAGGAACTCTATGCGCTGTTCGGCCGCGACAAGGTGCTGCCGTTCATCTTCTTCGTCGGCGTGCAGCCCAACACCCCGGTCGAGAAGCGGCTGATCGCGAGCGGCTATCTGCCGAAGAACTACGATCCGCTGACGCTCAACCCGTTCATCATCAAGAAACTGCTCTACAACCCGCCGCCCTTGGGCCGGCTGATCGGCCGCGCCTATCTGCGCGCGCTCGAATACTCGAGCAAGATGGACGACACCGCCGGCGAATACGTCGGCCGCGCGACGATGGAAATCCTCGACCGCGAGCTGCCGGCCGTCAGTGTGCCGTCTCGCCAGCGCCGACTTTTCTGGATCCTGCCTGCCTCCGAAGGCTCCTGA
- a CDS encoding YqjK-like family protein: protein MNALELALEKQRLQLEAAGQRLALGGHLQGLTPLFDAADSLHDGARWVKRHPEIVATGIALLAAVRPGTRRFLWRWGKRAFLAWQFWRANFPARVLAPFKR from the coding sequence ATGAATGCGCTCGAACTGGCATTGGAAAAGCAGCGGCTGCAACTCGAAGCTGCGGGCCAGCGTCTGGCCCTGGGGGGTCATCTGCAAGGTCTTACGCCGCTCTTCGATGCGGCCGACAGTCTGCACGACGGTGCGCGTTGGGTGAAGCGACATCCCGAGATCGTCGCCACCGGCATCGCGCTCCTGGCGGCGGTGCGGCCAGGTACCCGACGCTTCCTGTGGCGCTGGGGCAAGCGTGCTTTTCTCGCCTGGCAGTTCTGGCGGGCCAATTTCCCAGCACGGGTTCTGGCGCCTTTCAAGCGCTGA